The DNA region taacaaggggagaaccggcacctggtaccgagtaacaaggggagtaccggtgcCTGGTACCGAGTAACAAGGGGAGCACCGGCCCCTGGTACCACATAACAAGGAGAGTACCGGTCCCTGGTACtgagtaacaaggggagtaccggcacctggtactgagtaAGAAAGGGAGTACCGGCCCCTGGTACCACATAACAAGGAGAGTACCGGTCCCTGGTACtgagtaacaaggggagtaccggcacctggtaccgtgtaacaaggggagtaccggtccCTGGTTCtgagtaacaaggggagtaccggcacgtGGTACcgagtaacaaggggagtaccggcacgtGGTACcgagtaacaaggggagtaccggtccGTGGTACtgagtaacaaggggagtaccggcacctggtatcgcataacaaggggagaaccggcacctggtaccgagtaacaaggggagtaccggtccCTGGTACtgagtaacaaggggagtaccagcacctggtATCGCATAACAAGGAGAGTACCGGTCCCTGGTACtgagtaacaaggggagtaccggcacctggtaccgagtaacaaggggagtaccggtccCTGGTACtgagtaacaaggggagtaccggcacctggtatcgcataacaaggggagaaccggcacctggtaccgaGTAACAAGGGGAGCACCGGCCCCTGGTACCACATAACAAGGAGAGTACCGGTCCCTGGTACtgagtaacaaggggagtaccggcacctggtactgagtaacaaagggagtaccggcacctggtaccacATAACAAGGGGTGTACTGGCGACTGATACCGCATAACAAGGAGAGTACCGGCGCCTGGTACtgagtaacaaggggagtaccgggaCCTGGTACCttgtaacaaggggagtaccagtcCCTAGTTCtgagtaacaaggggagtaccggcacgtggtactgagtaacaaggggagtaccggtccGTGGTACtgagtaacaaggggagtaccggcacctggtatcgcataacaaggggagaaccggcacctggtaccgagtaacaaggggagtaccggtgcCTGGTACCGAGTAATAAAGGGAGCACCGGCCCCTGGTACCACATAACAAGGAGAGTACCGGTCCCTGGTACtgagtaacaaggggagtaccggcacctggtaagCAGCACTCTGTAGGAGTTACTTTTACCTTCAGAAACTCTTCATGGGTAGATGAGTGCATTCTGCGAAGCCTTTCTGGCACAGAATGCTTTTGGTTCATCACAGCAGTCGCTGCAGTGTGTATTTTTGGAGGTGGGCTTTTCCTCTCCGTAGCCAGAGCCACCACTTCTGTTGCTCCCAAATCCTCCATATACAAAATTTTCAGCTGCAGCCACACCGTTGGCTGTTGGCCACTGAGTGTATATCAATTGACAAAATACCAAATCCAAGACAGTATTTTAGTtggttaaaatgtaaataattatGATAATTATGCTGTCTACGAATACATTGCCAGGGTAGGAGAGTCATTTTCAAATGCTCACCTTTTTCTATGCACTCATGAAACAGATACTTTGCTCTCCATGCCCGACTCAGAGGCATGATTTGGCTTGCACGGAATCATCCGTCGCTTTCTCGTATCTGCTTCTGATGAATTGCTTACATCATTCAGCCAGAGGTGTCAGGCTCTTCCTGTCAGGCAGAGAACAGCACACTTTGTTTCACTAAGTACGGCTCCCCTGAAAGGCACAGAGTGTCTTTGGTTATCCTCAGCAGAGCAGCTATGTTACTCTGGCTTGGAGAGCAAGGGAGGGGCGGAACTGACCCACCACCCCTTCAGTGATTGCATGTTTGGATAATTACCCAGAATTCCCAAGCAGCAGGGAAACCCCGGCTGGTGAAGCTTTGCCCAGCTCCGGTCCCCATGACGATGAGGCACTAACTAACCACCGGTGTGCCATCCAGCTGCTTATTTACCAGGAGTTATTGTCCAGAAGCCTCCTGCACATGCTCAGTCACTGAACACTTAGTCTTCCTGTCTCTTTCTACATAACATTCAGTAGCTGGAGTTTTGTCAGCCATAATATCTGCTACATCTGCATGTGATTTATACTCTTGAGACGTCATTCCTCTGAGGTTTTTGATGAAGAATTAAGAGGATTCTTTAATGTTGGTACAGGACCttctgtggggagggggggtgtagtGATCTCCCATCTACAGACCCCCACATTCCCGCGCGTTGCCCTGACAGTCGTCGCTATGGTGCTCAGCTGGCAAAAATCTACCCCCAAGTGCAGCTTGCTGTCCAATCCCCTGAAACACTGAAAAGTGGTTCCCAGTTATCGGGGCTATAAATATCCCGTCTCTGCGAGGAAAAGGACAAACAAGGCACTAAGTATAAAAAGCTATATGTCGGGATGAGTGAAACATATAATTTTTAAGAATCTGCAATCATCAGTGATGTTCTGTTTTGTGGTGCTgctatattttattaaaaatcagTTTCTGATGAAGGGGAAAACACGAGGGCAAACGAGGTATTTTCTTCTTGCTTTTTGTGGTTAAGCTAGACCCACGAATTCAGCCCCGCTGTCATAGATCATGTGCGGCATTTTGTCTCCAGGCTTCGCTCCTCCGAAACCTTCTGAGAAAAGCGTCACGCATCTGGCAGCTGCCTCACCAAGTTGTAAATTACGGCAGTCGACAACAATCCATTCCTGTCACAACCAGGGAGTTTATGGTGAGCTCTCATGCTAAAAAAACGGGctctttgaatgcaggagcgTCTGAGAACCTAAGTTCTGATAACAAAGCAAAACGTTACTATGAACGTTTCAATGCAAATAAGTGAGGCGAACGTGAACATGGATACACACGAAAACTGGCATGAGCACAGCCCCTTTAAGAACGACACAAATCGGCGCCCCACAGTGGAGTGCTGCGGAAGTGCTTTTCAAGCTcatataaattaaaaagttTCATTGCTTCAGATTTCCAACAAAGTAATTATATAGCGCGACTAATTAGGGGGTTGAGTTAAATGTTATGGCGCTTTTACCATCTCATATTTTCCCTGCACATCTTTTTACAGCTACTGATGTCTTTGCTCGTGATTTTTATTATATGTTTTGCAGTCATTTTGCTTTTGTTAATCTTATTTGTTTGTACCGTTTCCTTCCTTTCGAGCACAATTCTGGCAGCAGATAGACCAGCATTTTGCGACGCAGACGTACAGCGTACATTTGTGCACGTGACAGAAAACGTGAAGCACTTGCATACATCCATATCCAGTTCGTACGGTGAACATACATTTATTAAGGCAAGCTTTCACTAGTCTCTAACCCCGTCCCTTTAAGTAGCCGAGAGAAAATATTCATGTCTATTTCAGGATGACGTGTCCCAGAGGAGGGAAGGAAGGACCAGGGCCCTTTGAGAGAATGTCACAGCCCTCTACGAGTGACAGCGATAATATACTTAATGGGCGGCTGCCtgccaaacttaaaagagagGCTTCCTCTGCAAGAAAGAAAACTCACCATGCAATCCTCAGAGTGTCTCTGGGTGAGACATCAAAGGGACGGTGGAAAAGGACTTTCCCCTGCACACCTCAGGATGAAGAGCCAGCCCATCAGCTGGGACAACCAGGGGCAGTGCCTTCGCGTCCGTCTGCACGGGGGCAAAGCGGGCACTGCTGATTGGGTCAGTGCCACCGCTGACAAAGACGCTTCcggactcggggggggggggaccagctaTTTGGGCAAGGCAACACACATTCCATCTTGACCAAGGATACTTTATTAGCGTGTATGAAAGGCGTTTAATAAAGTGCAGCTGAGTAGCACGATGAAAATACAACAATGCTGTAAGAAACCTATTGCTTTGTATTTCTAAGCAGGTATGAGCACCACATTTTACTCCAAATACTTGGTGTAAGAAAGAAGAATCCCTGACTTGGCATCAGATGTCCTCCGACCGTGACCTCTGTTCACCTGATGTTagagcactcccccccccctcaagggTCAGTAGTCACTTTGAATGCTACTAGTAAGCATATCATTaatacagtgaaaggaaactgcTTGCTTTGGCTTAATCTCAAGTTCATGTTGTAGgtcttaaagaaaaaaaaaaatcacctgtaCAATCACTAGAAATACATGTCAGACATAAGGCAGACCCGCACAACCCTCAGAGAGGACTGTGAACAACAATGGAAGCATTAAGAACACCGATAAAGGCTGGGGGAAGGTGTTTTACGGATCTGAATACAGATGACTGCCCCCTAGCTGTGTGAAGGTGCACTACATGTCTGAATGTGTAAGAGTGCCCCCTAGTTGTGTGAAGGTGTTTTACATGTCTGAATGCAGTTGTGTGAAGGTGTTTTACATGTTTGAATACAGTTGAGCGCCCCCTAGCTGGGTGAAGGTGTTTTATGTGTCTGAATGCAGTTGAGCGCCCCCTAGCTGGGTGAAGGTGTTTTACATGTCTGAATGCAGTTGAGCGCCCCCTAGCTGGGTGAAGGTGTTTTACATGTCTGAATGCAGTTGAGCGCCTCCTAGCTGGGTGAAGGTGTTTTACATGTCTGAATGCAGTTGAGCGCCCCCTAGCTGGGTGAAGGTGTTTTACATGTCTGAATGCAGTTGAGCGCCCCCTAGCTGGGTGAAGGTGTTTTACATGTCTGAATGCAGTTGAGCGCCCCCTAGCTGGGTGAATGTGTTTTACGTGTCTGAATGCAGTTGAGCGCCCCCTAGCAGGGTGAAGGTGTTTTATGTGTCTGAATGCAGTTGAGCGCCCCCTAGCTGGGTGAAGGTGTTTTATGTGTCTGAATGCAGTTGAGCACCCCCTAGGCCGGGGTCTTCTTCTTGCACTCCACTGAACAGAAGAGGCGGCCCTGTACAGCCATGAAGCGCTGGCCGatcaggcagcaggagcagcCGGAGCAGCGGAAGCACTGGGGCTCGGCGTGCCAGTTGTGCTCCCCGTAGGTGACGCGCTGGGCCTCAGGCTCCACCGGCTGCTGGCAGGCGGCGCAACACTAGGGGGCAGTATGGACAAAGAgaacaatttaaaattcaaTGATTATGTCGGTGCAAAGCACACCTTTGGTGTTACACTTTGACTCCACGTCCAGAATCTACATTCCATATTTTGTCTCCATCCAGCTCCCTGCCTggggggagcagaaatgtggattgtttgggggggggggactgcttCAAATGATGTGTGAGTTCCAGGAACACATTTCTTAATTCTCCACACACGGCATGCACCCacttctttgaaatgaaagggaaAGAAACTTTTAAGTATTTCACTCTTTTTGTCCAATCGTGCGCCGCTGAACAGGTGGGTGTCGCTACCTTTGCTAAACGCCAGTCCCTCTCTCATGATATTCCCCAATTTGCTGTTTCTGTAGTGGCGGGGCCAGCACAGCAATTTCTAGAAGGGGGCGATCAGGATCTTCCAATTATACGCTAGTTACCCGAGGCTGAGGTGAAATGGTCTCACGTTCTCAGCTATGAAAGGCCGAGAGCCGAGAGCAGAAAAGCGATGCGAGTCGCCTGTTCATTCCTCGCTTTGCAATTGTGCGACGGCAATGTACGATCAGAAGTCAACTTTGCATTGTTATCCGTTCCTGGGCCAGTGATATGCCGTACGATACTGCTGGATGGCAGCATCCACCCAGCCAAGCATTCAATCTCAGTAGCATTTCTGAGCGTAAAAATCTCATAAAGTATTTAACAAAGTATCATATGTTTATTTTCTCCTGAAATTAACCATACAAGATTACTTTTCAATTACTGGTATTTAATTAGTTACACTATTTACTTATTCAGTGACAGTAGTTTACATATCATATCAAATATTTGACTTTTCCACTTCATCAGAATGTACCCTAGTCGTGAATCGAGAAGCACCTGTGTGCATATTCCATGGCAGCTGAATACTGCCTTTGGCGCAGAAACACCTAGAGGAGATTCACTTGAAAAAGTGAGCGTAAGGACTGAACACACCTTTtgcacttgtgtgtgtgtgtggacgtgTTACCCTGTGCAGCGCGCAAGCGTGCTCAGTGACCCGATAAGGCGTGCTGAGGATGAGAAGGTGGGGCGGGGGCGGATGACCGCTCACCACGGCGTGGTTCTTCATGTAGCACGGCTTGCACACCGGCTTGTCCTTCTCCATGACGTAGGTTTCCCCCGCCAGCACGCAGTCGCAGTCGAAGCAGCAGAAGTGTTTCAGGTGCCAGTCCTGGCCCTCGGCCTGCGTGTACTCCAGGCTGAAGATCAGCTGTGGGAGAGCGCGTCGACAAACATGCaggtaaccctaatcctaaggGTGTACTCACACTAGGCGATCTGCACCGTGCCCAGGCACATTTCACCCCCAAAATCCAGTTCATTTGACTAGGGTGATCACTCCACACTGAGCCTGGGCACGATGCCCATCTAGTGTGATCGCTAATGGAGCGGGTCGGTTGTATAGATTAGGTAGCgacaaacatttaacaaacatGGCGGCAAAGAGATGAGTTTGGTTTGTGGCAGAGGTGCAGTGTTTGCTGGAAATATGGACTGATGAGAGTATCTAGGAACAGCTGGATGCAACAGAGAAAAACTCTGGTAAAATATGTGACTCTTCTTCTATGTGcagcacaattaaatgaaaatcacTGCACTGCATACAAGATAAATCCATGAGTTGCCGTCTGTCATGTACCCAAAATGACTCCAAATAAGCAATAAAATAAGGACATTAGTTGTGAACTCTGGTGTGCTGTGCGAAAACACTTTTCTTCCTGTTTGTGTCACATGCGAGTATGCCCTAAATCTaaacctaatcctaaccctaaatctaagcctaatcctaaccctataTCTAAAGTCGTATATTACGactatgtatattatatatacacatttgTGCTGCTTCAATGAtgagtgtctctctctctctctctcacacacacacacacacacacacacattactgaAGGAGCACATAGAAACAAAGTAGTATTCTGGTGCTGGATTCactgaagaaaaataaataaatcaaaagtAGGGCAAAGTAGAGTATTTAGCATAGGCATGACTCTAAGCCTAATGCTAAGCTTAACCCTAGTCCAAGtgtaacccaaaccctaacactAAGCTCAACTCCTAACTGAACATTAGCTGTGGGGGAATACTGGGATGAGGGGGCCGAAGCTGCTGGTGCAGGAGAATCTCCCCCAAGTTAAGACAGTACAGTTCGATGGGTGGTGCACGTGAGATGCCTGCGGGTGGCACCTGAGCTGAGCTTAACCAGGTCACTGTGAGAGTCAGAAATGGGTCTCGGACCAAGGCTCCAACCCACACTGAGCACTGAACTCTGCTGAAATGCGCTAATGAGATTAAATACAATTAAGAAAATAAAGGTAACAAACATGGTAATTATGAGTTTCATTTAGAACGGGCGGTTTCTCAGGGCTAAACCCCCAGGGCATAGCAAAACTCCCCATAATCCTCAGCTCAGGATTAATGGAGAACGAGCACTCGGCTGACCACCCCCCAGCCTCACCCCTGCGCGGCCTCACCTCATCGCAGCCAGAGCAGCGCGGCTTCTCGCTGTCACCGTAGTGACGCCCGCAGTACATCTTGCTCTTCTTCCAGAAGTAGATCATGTCGACGAGCAGCTCGGAGCAGACGCTGCACACGAAGCAGGCCGGGTGCCACAGCTTGTCGTAGCCGGCCCGCTCGGCGTATACGGCGGGCTCGCCCTGCCGCATCGGCTGCTGGCAGTGGTGGCACGACTGCGGGGAGAACAGTGGACACAGGTTAGGACTTCCACGTACAGTGTATATGCTGCGTGTCAGCAATAGCCAGCATCGAATAGCTAAATAGCTCCTCCTAGTTACTGATGTgaattgtttattttggaaGCTCCTCCCACTTTCCATCTCTGTATTTCTATTGGCTCCCTTAAAGTAAAGCAAACTCACATAGGCTTGTCCAGCCTTGGCTGCAGCCTGAGGACTTCCTGTAGGTCCCACCGTCCCCACAGCAGCCGTGGTGGCCCTGCCTGGCACTCCTCCACCCCCGCTCCCAGCCCCAGGGGCCTCCCTTGCGGCAGCGTGAACCTGGCTCTTCAGGTCCTCAGGCAGCGTTAGGTCACCCACGCCCAGCGCCTCCTCCTTGTACTTCTTCACATACTGCTGCATCTGCTTGACCTCGCCCGGCGACAGCTCGTGGCACTTGGTCGGGTCCTGGTCGTGTTCGGGCAGCTGCTTGGCCAGCTGCTTCTTGCGGTACATGGCGCCTTCGGTGCCTGTGACTGGCTGCTTCTCCTTGGGCAGCATCTCTATGTAGCGTGCGGCCTGGAGGCAGGAAGCAGGACACGCTTAGGGACGCAtgtaggggtggggccacaggaaCATCGGTATCAGCTCAAAGCTGATTGGCCGCCAGGGTGCCCCATCTCTTGTCATTCACCACATAAAATCAcataattggctaatgatgaGACTGGCTCTTCTGTATGAATTATCGCCTTTTTTATGACTAAAAAAAGAAGGTCATTCCTCCTTCATCCCAAAACCAAGAAATTACTTATACCTACAATTGTTTTCTAATTTTTTACAGCTGCCTGCACAGCTGCAGATCTGCAGGAAGATGATCTGCTTAACGGCTAACACAACGTAAGCGTGAACGTTACCAGGCTTGGGTTGGCCACAGGCGGGATCCACTCATACGTCGCCACCTTCAGGACCGGCGCGGCGTCCTTCTTGACTGCCGCAtcagtggggagggggcctGTGTTGCCCGGCGCAGAGGGCAGTACATCTTTCTTCAGCTTGGCGATGAGGCCGGTGTATTTGGTGTCCTCGAAGAGCTTGCCCACCTTCTTTCTCTCCTCGGAGCTCATCTGCACGTCATGGTCCTCCAGGCCACATTTGCAGTTGCGACAGATCTTTCTATAGGGGAGTGACATCATACCATAAGCTAGGGGGCCCCAATGCTCAAACATTCGAAAGCTACATCAGTCATACACTTTCGCAAAGGCTTACTTATACAAAATTATAATATAATGCAATGAATCCTCTGTTATTTGTTGTGCTAAACTTGTTGCAGAAAATTAATACTTCGTATTTCCATGGGCGCATTTAGCTGCGAGCAAAGTGAAATGACGTATTGGGGGTTTGCACCGGATGGCTGCAGATGGTTCGCATCTAGCCCAGATTTTTTTGTCCAGAGGAGATGATGCGTCTTCATGCACATGGACTGCACGTGCAAGATACACTTTATGGACAAAAATATTGGCCATtaaacctacaggaactttcatgacatcccattctaaatccacagCCATCAATAAGTTGGTCCCCccattgcagctataacagcagccactcttctgggaatttTTGCCTATTCATTCAGAAGAGCatctgtgaggtcaggcactcatGCCTTTTCACCTCTGTTTCTATCCATAAAATTCAGCAGTCATTACTGCACACATAAAGACTAACGGCTCTCTATGGAAGGTCATGACCTCCTGGCTGCATGACATCACACCCACAACATCCCATCTGAAACAAGTGATTCTTCAAATACACCCCTATAGCAGTCTTCCCCCTATAGATTCCCCGGATTGGCCTCTGATGGTAAAATTAAACTTGCTTAAGATCTAGATACCTGGAAAACACAACGCAGTGCTTTCTTGTGTGTTATCTGAAGATAAAGAGAGAATTATCAGCTCCCTTACAATCTGAAGAGCAGGGATGTTATTGCAGAAATGTTACTTTTTGTTGTTTTACAACTAGAGACAGGATGCTGCTCTCCCTTGTTATAAAAAAGAACAAACCTTCACCCAAAACCTTAAGCGGTGACAGTGAAACAAACCTCCAGAAGTGCAGCTCGAAGCCTTCACATTTATCTTTGCACTTAAGACATGGTGCTCCAGCTCCAATCTCGTGGCCCAGAGTGACCTGCGGAGAAAAGGACCATGGTGAGAACGTCAAACCCTATGCAGAccctcccagaccctctgcATGCAGATGATATTCATACATTTGCTGTTACGTGTCCCGATTAAGTAAATACGGTAATTCTGAAATACTACGCATAAAATCCACAAGTGAAATGATGCCATTGCACACTCGAGAGAAAACTAAGCTTAAGATGTATCTCAATTTGGCAACTTTCCTAACGGTTTTCATTCTATT from Brienomyrus brachyistius isolate T26 chromosome 1, BBRACH_0.4, whole genome shotgun sequence includes:
- the tes gene encoding testin; translation: MEVERELKKVTLGHEIGAGAPCLKCKDKCEGFELHFWRKICRNCKCGLEDHDVQMSSEERKKVGKLFEDTKYTGLIAKLKKDVLPSAPGNTGPLPTDAAVKKDAAPVLKVATYEWIPPVANPSLAARYIEMLPKEKQPVTGTEGAMYRKKQLAKQLPEHDQDPTKCHELSPGEVKQMQQYVKKYKEEALGVGDLTLPEDLKSQVHAAAREAPGAGSGGGGVPGRATTAAVGTVGPTGSPQAAAKAGQAYSCHHCQQPMRQGEPAVYAERAGYDKLWHPACFVCSVCSELLVDMIYFWKKSKMYCGRHYGDSEKPRCSGCDELIFSLEYTQAEGQDWHLKHFCCFDCDCVLAGETYVMEKDKPVCKPCYMKNHAVCCAACQQPVEPEAQRVTYGEHNWHAEPQCFRCSGCSCCLIGQRFMAVQGRLFCSVECKKKTPA